In Microcoleus sp. FACHB-68, the following are encoded in one genomic region:
- a CDS encoding LapA family protein — protein MLICVHLRLSAVLSMKPIAPVITSLVVAIWLVAMAILSVQNATPVFLKFLSFQSIQMPVGVVLAISAGIGLIGGAIAQLLWRKSDNPDRLPGSDSRRGKAYQVSPEDRQTW, from the coding sequence ATGCTAATCTGTGTTCATCTGCGTTTATCTGCGGTTTTATCCATGAAACCCATCGCTCCTGTCATCACTTCCTTAGTTGTGGCCATTTGGTTGGTCGCAATGGCCATCCTTTCTGTACAAAATGCCACACCAGTCTTTTTAAAATTTCTGAGTTTCCAATCGATTCAGATGCCGGTGGGCGTTGTTTTGGCCATTAGTGCCGGCATCGGGTTAATTGGCGGGGCAATTGCTCAACTGCTTTGGCGCAAATCCGATAACCCAGACAGGTTGCCTGGTTCGGACAGCCGGCGAGGAAAGGCTTATCAAGTTTCCCCAGAGGATCGGCAAACCTGGTAA
- a CDS encoding transposase, with product MTPRKLSDSDKREILEQYRQPGETTVTLANRYGVSNSTISRILKSSFSDEEYKELVQHKRSANSSSNVPVAADLEEVEEPVELEIEASPSLPVPKVRRRQRTSEATEADTQTSAQTAIQLELLQNSDLVNHSSVELPENHSHAEAKVLEEMLGEDLLDQEDFSDLDEDDDDLDDYNGDDLDDDNDMPLPQRKVRPTGIIQVLPLSEATLPRTCYLVVDRAAELITRPLRDFGDLGEIPTLEIQQKTLPVFDNHRVARRFSNRTQRVVKVPDGRMLQKTSSYLQAKGITRLLIDGQVYSL from the coding sequence ATGACTCCTAGAAAATTATCCGATTCTGATAAACGTGAGATTCTCGAGCAATACCGGCAGCCAGGAGAAACCACTGTCACCTTGGCGAATCGCTACGGGGTTAGTAACTCGACGATTAGCCGCATCCTCAAAAGCAGCTTTTCGGATGAAGAATACAAAGAGCTCGTTCAGCACAAGCGCTCCGCAAATAGCTCCAGTAACGTCCCAGTTGCTGCCGATCTTGAGGAAGTTGAAGAGCCGGTGGAGTTAGAAATAGAAGCCTCACCTTCACTGCCAGTTCCCAAAGTTCGCCGCCGGCAGCGAACCTCTGAGGCGACTGAGGCAGACACTCAAACCAGCGCTCAGACAGCGATTCAACTGGAACTGTTACAGAATTCAGACTTGGTGAATCATTCCAGTGTTGAGTTACCGGAAAATCATTCACACGCCGAGGCGAAAGTCCTTGAGGAAATGCTGGGGGAAGATCTTCTAGATCAGGAGGACTTCTCAGATTTAGATGAGGATGACGATGATTTAGACGATTACAACGGGGATGACCTTGATGATGATAATGATATGCCACTGCCGCAGCGCAAAGTGCGGCCAACCGGCATCATTCAGGTCTTGCCGCTGTCGGAAGCGACGCTTCCCAGAACGTGCTATTTAGTCGTAGATCGGGCGGCGGAACTGATTACTCGGCCCCTGAGAGACTTTGGCGATTTGGGGGAAATTCCCACCTTAGAAATTCAGCAAAAAACGCTGCCGGTTTTTGACAATCACCGGGTTGCCCGCCGGTTTTCCAATCGCACTCAGCGAGTGGTAAAGGTTCCCGATGGCCGAATGCTGCAAAAAACAAGTTCTTACCTACAAGCCAAAGGAATCACACGCCTGCTGATTGACGGTCAGGTGTATTCGTTGTAA
- a CDS encoding Npun_F0813 family protein has protein sequence MFILKRQDVDISSIQHPKTGQQVPILNYQGQTFRLISVFSAKQEEEAKAFWRDLTDNRGKACVLLEEPDRYSVWGKIRIDQLNEEGGGGTSVAVAPFFIQACLLLLQAIYFDVEDLLGPRQAGSFQKDISDVFRQWKFPQTDSADAINQLLTQDPLESTQMPSWQEHHLNTLMQELHRLGKGYFGNASFTERAIDALQDMPDSERKQFISWLNQSRLGQLWATG, from the coding sequence ATGTTTATTCTGAAACGGCAGGATGTTGATATCTCTAGTATTCAGCACCCCAAAACGGGCCAGCAGGTTCCCATTCTCAATTATCAGGGGCAGACCTTTCGCTTAATCAGCGTGTTCAGCGCCAAGCAAGAGGAAGAAGCCAAAGCTTTCTGGCGGGATCTGACAGATAACCGTGGGAAAGCGTGCGTGCTGCTCGAAGAGCCAGATCGATACAGTGTCTGGGGCAAAATCCGCATCGATCAACTGAATGAAGAAGGCGGCGGCGGCACCAGTGTGGCAGTCGCTCCATTTTTTATTCAAGCGTGCCTGTTACTATTGCAGGCAATTTACTTTGACGTAGAAGACTTGCTTGGGCCAAGACAAGCCGGCTCATTCCAGAAAGACATCTCGGATGTGTTTCGACAGTGGAAATTTCCCCAAACAGACTCGGCAGATGCAATCAATCAACTGCTGACTCAAGATCCCCTAGAGAGTACCCAGATGCCCTCCTGGCAGGAGCATCACCTCAATACCCTAATGCAAGAATTGCATCGCTTGGGCAAAGGGTACTTCGGTAACGCTAGCTTTACAGAGCGAGCGATTGACGCGCTTCAAGATATGCCCGACAGCGAGCGCAAGCAGTTTATCAGTTGGTTAAACCAATCGCGCCTCGGCCAGTTGTGGGCGACAGGTTAA
- a CDS encoding hemolysin family protein, with protein MISQPIQSYIVAVAEIGPVLGSVWLDIAILVLMLVLSALFSGSETAITALDNLKLRALIQEEGDPKRLFRLVLEKRGRFITTLLVGNNLVNNFSAVLTSNLFALWLGNAGLGIATAVVTFLVLIFGEVTPKSLAINNVMPIFRIVVRPIYWLSIILGPLIYLFESIVQVVIRLFQGGAVPQRESLQDLQLMIEILGGQGQLDLHQHQLLNKALMLDRLSARELVKPRIEMRTISHEATLQDLVDLCLETGFSRIPVQEESKDQIVGIVHLKRALQHLTALQKEGAGNGRVTETMDPPVYVPETKRVADLLKEMLQQRLHIAIVVDEYGGTVGLLTLEDILEELVGEIYDESDFPVWARLARKAGSAGAPSLFGRG; from the coding sequence GTGATTTCTCAACCGATTCAGTCATACATTGTAGCCGTTGCTGAGATTGGCCCTGTCTTGGGAAGTGTTTGGCTCGACATTGCCATACTGGTATTGATGCTGGTGCTTTCGGCCCTTTTCTCAGGTTCTGAAACGGCTATTACAGCCCTTGACAACCTCAAACTCAGAGCGCTGATTCAAGAGGAAGGAGATCCTAAGCGGCTGTTTCGGCTGGTGCTAGAAAAGCGGGGCCGGTTTATCACCACGCTTTTGGTGGGCAATAATCTCGTCAATAATTTTTCTGCAGTTCTCACCAGTAATCTATTTGCTCTGTGGCTAGGCAATGCCGGCTTGGGAATTGCCACTGCGGTTGTGACATTTCTCGTGCTGATCTTTGGCGAAGTTACGCCCAAATCCCTGGCTATCAACAATGTGATGCCGATCTTCAGGATCGTCGTTCGCCCCATTTACTGGCTTTCGATTATTCTTGGCCCGCTGATTTATCTATTTGAAAGCATTGTTCAGGTCGTCATCCGTTTGTTTCAAGGGGGAGCGGTGCCGCAAAGAGAGTCTTTGCAAGACTTGCAGCTCATGATTGAGATTTTGGGCGGTCAGGGACAGCTAGATCTGCACCAACACCAGTTGTTGAATAAAGCATTAATGCTCGACCGGCTGAGTGCGCGTGAGCTTGTTAAACCTCGGATTGAGATGCGAACCATTTCCCACGAGGCGACCTTGCAGGATTTGGTGGATTTATGCTTAGAAACTGGCTTTTCTCGCATTCCAGTGCAAGAGGAGTCAAAGGATCAAATTGTGGGCATTGTTCACCTCAAGCGGGCGCTGCAGCATCTAACCGCTTTGCAAAAAGAAGGCGCTGGCAACGGGCGCGTGACAGAGACAATGGACCCGCCGGTTTATGTTCCAGAAACGAAGCGTGTGGCTGATTTGCTCAAGGAGATGTTGCAACAGCGCTTGCATATTGCGATTGTGGTCGATGAATATGGGGGCACCGTAGGGTTGCTGACCCTTGAAGATATTCTCGAAGAACTTGTCGGCGAAATTTACGATGAAAGTGATTTTCCGGTGTGGGCGCGTCTAGCGAGAAAGGCCGGTAGCGCCGGCGCTCCATCCCTATTTGGCCGGGGGTAG